In the genome of Thermoanaerobaculia bacterium, one region contains:
- a CDS encoding DUF3459 domain-containing protein — LTLPGDPFLYYGEEIGMQNGPGNADEEKRAPMPWDGSAGAGFTTGTPWHAFSPGRETANVAAEADPASLLARYRSLIRLRRDHPALRSGGIELLADTGPVLAFLRRTRTEKLLVLHNLGGLTVTAGTYAAGGVTLEPVFADPLIGAPEIGARGISVVLPPHASGIWRVR, encoded by the coding sequence CCTGACGCTCCCGGGCGACCCCTTCCTCTATTACGGCGAGGAGATCGGGATGCAGAACGGCCCGGGAAACGCGGACGAAGAGAAGCGTGCTCCCATGCCGTGGGACGGGTCGGCGGGCGCCGGCTTCACGACCGGCACGCCCTGGCATGCCTTTTCGCCGGGACGGGAGACGGCCAACGTCGCGGCGGAGGCCGATCCCGCCTCCCTCCTCGCCCGGTACCGTTCGCTGATCCGCCTTCGCCGGGATCACCCCGCGCTCCGCTCGGGAGGGATCGAGCTCCTGGCCGACACCGGTCCGGTGCTCGCGTTCCTTCGCCGCACCCGGACGGAAAAGCTCCTCGTCCTCCACAACCTCGGCGGCCTGACGGTGACCGCGGGGACCTATGCGGCCGGGGGCGTGACGCTCGAGCCGGTCTTCGCCGACCCCCTCATCGGCGCCCCGGAGATCGGGGCGCGCGGAATTTCGGTCGTGCTTCCGCCGCACGCCTCCGGTATCTGGCGCGTCCGTTGA